A region of Haloplanus sp. XH21 DNA encodes the following proteins:
- a CDS encoding A24 family peptidase, producing the protein MIAEPTDLLRLLAVPAFGWAAWRDVRTRRLPNRLWYPLFAIGLLTLLWDARAHLPVAGIGDRLFLIRVGISILVIVPLAYGLWWFGGVGGADAKALMALAVLFPTSPVFYLSTGAYPAVVTTLGVFSLTILTNAVLVGMTYPVYLTVRNALRGDWAPIMFLGRRVDVAALPAEHGRLFETTEGVTRQGLDIDALRMYLRWRGVTLAELRDDPERFRDPESVGETHEPTDGAVATDGGEERAVDDPWAAARFLDEIEGSAYGTTPETLREGLRVVTERETVWISPGIPFIVPLFVGLCVALTYGDLLFALLRAIGAV; encoded by the coding sequence ATGATCGCGGAGCCGACCGACCTGTTGCGCCTGCTCGCCGTGCCGGCCTTCGGCTGGGCGGCCTGGCGCGACGTGCGCACCCGTCGCCTGCCGAATCGGCTCTGGTATCCGCTGTTCGCCATCGGCCTGCTCACGCTCCTCTGGGACGCCCGCGCCCACCTCCCCGTCGCGGGAATCGGTGATCGCCTCTTTCTCATCCGCGTGGGGATCAGCATCCTCGTCATCGTCCCGCTCGCCTACGGCCTCTGGTGGTTCGGCGGGGTCGGCGGCGCCGACGCCAAGGCGCTGATGGCGCTGGCCGTCCTCTTTCCCACCTCTCCGGTGTTCTACCTCTCCACCGGCGCCTACCCCGCGGTGGTGACCACGCTCGGCGTGTTCTCGCTGACCATCCTGACGAACGCCGTCCTCGTCGGCATGACCTACCCCGTCTATCTCACCGTTCGCAACGCCCTCCGTGGCGACTGGGCACCGATCATGTTCCTGGGGCGCCGGGTGGACGTGGCGGCGCTCCCGGCCGAACACGGCCGCCTGTTCGAGACGACGGAAGGAGTCACGCGCCAGGGGCTCGACATCGACGCGCTCCGGATGTACCTGCGCTGGCGTGGGGTCACGCTCGCGGAACTGCGTGACGACCCGGAACGGTTCCGCGACCCAGAGAGCGTCGGCGAGACGCACGAGCCGACCGACGGGGCGGTGGCGACCGACGGTGGCGAAGAGCGCGCTGTCGACGACCCCTGGGCGGCCGCACGCTTCCTCGACGAAATCGAAGGGAGCGCCTACGGCACGACGCCGGAGACGCTCCGCGAGGGGTTGCGCGTCGTGACCGAGCGGGAGACGGTGTGGATATCGCCGGGCATCCCGTTCATCGTCCCGCTCTTCGTCGGCCTGTGTGTCGCGCTGACGTACGGCGACCTGTTGTTTGCCCTGTTGCGCGCCATCGGTGCGGTGTGA
- a CDS encoding amino acid-binding protein, translated as MFDEIMEKFEGSPSQQEVIRLLLERGFSVNDEGRVVSGGIEIPNTGIAREIGVDRRVIDSTTDAILDDPELRRIFQNITAIPSLMDLAPVLDLTVLTVWVDDETESGIVAEVTAAIADRDISIRQVISEDPEFVDDPKLYIITDTTLPGDLLVEIRELPYVRRVEF; from the coding sequence ATGTTCGACGAGATCATGGAGAAGTTCGAGGGGAGTCCCAGCCAGCAGGAGGTGATCCGCCTCCTGCTCGAACGGGGCTTTTCCGTCAACGACGAGGGGCGGGTCGTCTCCGGCGGCATCGAGATTCCCAACACGGGGATCGCCCGTGAGATCGGCGTCGACCGCCGGGTGATCGACTCGACGACCGACGCCATCCTCGACGACCCCGAACTCCGCCGCATCTTCCAGAACATCACCGCCATCCCGAGCCTGATGGACCTGGCTCCTGTCCTCGATCTGACCGTCCTGACCGTCTGGGTCGACGACGAGACCGAATCCGGTATCGTCGCGGAGGTGACCGCGGCCATCGCCGACCGCGACATCTCGATCCGGCAGGTCATCAGCGAGGACCCGGAGTTCGTCGACGATCCGAAACTCTACATCATCACCGACACCACGCTGCCGGGTGACCTGCTCGTCGAGATCCGCGAACTGCCGTACGTTCGCCGGGTCGAGTTCTGA
- the hisB gene encoding imidazoleglycerol-phosphate dehydratase HisB translates to MDRTAARTRETAETTIDLTLDVDGDGDARVDTGIGFFDHMLESFAKHGLFDLTVECDGDLNIDDHHTVEDVALVLGAAFDDALGDKRGIRRFADRRVPLDEAVASVVVDVSGRPLFRFEGEFSEERVGEFTSVMARHFARSLATAGGLTLHAEIAGENAHHEVEALFKALARTLDDATRIDDRRSDTPSTKGEL, encoded by the coding sequence ATGGACCGCACGGCCGCCCGAACCCGCGAAACCGCGGAGACGACCATCGACCTGACGCTCGACGTGGACGGCGACGGCGACGCCCGCGTCGACACCGGCATCGGCTTTTTCGACCACATGCTCGAATCGTTCGCCAAACACGGCCTGTTCGACCTCACGGTGGAGTGTGACGGCGACCTGAACATCGACGACCACCACACCGTCGAGGACGTGGCGCTCGTCCTCGGCGCGGCGTTCGACGACGCCCTGGGCGACAAGCGGGGCATCCGCCGGTTCGCCGACCGCCGGGTGCCGCTGGACGAGGCCGTGGCGAGCGTCGTGGTCGACGTGAGCGGGCGCCCGCTCTTCCGGTTCGAGGGCGAGTTCTCCGAGGAGCGCGTCGGCGAGTTCACGAGCGTCATGGCGCGACATTTCGCCCGGTCGCTGGCGACAGCGGGCGGCCTCACGCTCCACGCGGAGATCGCGGGCGAGAACGCCCACCACGAGGTGGAGGCGCTGTTCAAGGCGCTCGCGCGGACGCTCGACGACGCCACGCGCATCGACGACCGGCGGTCCGACACGCCGAGCACGAAAGGCGAGCTGTGA
- a CDS encoding C-terminal binding protein has protein sequence MPDTVVFIDHTFDDLDIEREILSDVDLIDGEATDEPLTDLVAGADAVIVMYETVDGDLLDAMPDCQIVSRTGIGIDNVDLDAATERGVYVANVPDYCIPEVSDHTIALMLALERKIVDYNDRVRNREWDVFAGRTMHRLSDQTLGLVAFGDIARAVCEKATVLGMDVLAHDPYLDPAEVGDTDATLVDDLSTLLAESDVVSVHSPLTPQTEGLIGADELATMKESAFLVNTARGGIVDEDALAAAVESGSIAGAGLDVLASEPPADDSPLLDLDGVILTPHAAFNSAESVVELREKAARNVKQVLDGDVPEYLVNERVLD, from the coding sequence ATGCCCGACACCGTCGTCTTCATCGACCACACGTTCGACGACCTCGACATCGAACGGGAGATCCTCTCAGACGTCGACCTGATCGACGGCGAGGCGACCGACGAACCCCTCACGGACCTCGTCGCCGGCGCCGACGCCGTCATCGTGATGTACGAGACGGTCGACGGCGACCTCCTCGACGCCATGCCCGACTGCCAGATCGTCTCGCGAACGGGCATCGGCATCGACAACGTCGACCTCGACGCGGCGACCGAGCGCGGCGTCTACGTCGCGAACGTGCCCGACTACTGCATCCCGGAGGTGTCGGACCACACCATCGCGCTCATGCTCGCGCTGGAGCGCAAAATCGTCGATTACAACGACCGGGTGCGGAACCGCGAGTGGGACGTCTTCGCCGGACGAACGATGCACCGCCTGTCCGACCAGACGCTCGGCCTGGTCGCGTTCGGCGACATCGCCCGCGCCGTCTGTGAGAAGGCGACGGTGCTCGGAATGGACGTGTTGGCCCACGACCCCTATCTCGATCCGGCCGAGGTGGGTGACACCGACGCCACGCTGGTCGACGACCTCTCGACGCTCCTCGCCGAGTCCGACGTCGTCTCGGTCCACAGCCCGCTCACTCCCCAGACCGAGGGACTGATCGGTGCCGACGAACTGGCGACGATGAAGGAGTCGGCGTTCCTCGTCAACACCGCCCGCGGCGGCATCGTCGACGAGGACGCTCTAGCCGCAGCGGTCGAGTCGGGCTCTATCGCCGGCGCCGGCTTGGACGTTCTCGCGTCCGAGCCACCGGCCGACGACTCGCCGCTGCTCGACCTGGACGGGGTGATTCTGACGCCTCACGCCGCCTTCAACTCCGCCGAGAGCGTCGTCGAACTGCGAGAGAAAGCCGCCCGTAACGTCAAGCAGGTCCTCGACGGCGACGTGCCGGAGTATCTGGTGAACGAACGCGTCCTCGACTAG
- a CDS encoding IMPACT family protein, producing the protein MADAYRTVAAHAQADFEVKGSEFIGHVAPAESVDAAEAFVSEVREAYADATHNVPSYRVPAEEGGGEMLREWASDDGEPSGSAGKPALNVLVQRDVRNVVAVVTRYYGGVNLGVGGLARAYARGVSDAVDAAGVVEERPHERLTVTVEYDDSGTVRGILESEGVDFDAAYEAQVTFEVRVPVDDADALRDRLRSATSGRVEL; encoded by the coding sequence ATGGCCGACGCGTACCGCACGGTCGCGGCGCACGCCCAGGCCGACTTCGAGGTGAAGGGCTCGGAGTTCATCGGCCACGTCGCGCCCGCGGAGTCCGTCGACGCCGCCGAGGCGTTCGTCAGCGAGGTGCGCGAGGCGTACGCCGACGCGACTCACAACGTCCCGTCCTACCGGGTGCCGGCGGAGGAGGGCGGCGGGGAGATGCTCCGCGAGTGGGCGAGCGACGACGGCGAGCCCTCGGGATCGGCGGGCAAGCCCGCGCTGAACGTCCTCGTCCAGCGCGACGTGCGAAACGTCGTCGCCGTGGTGACCCGCTACTACGGCGGCGTCAACCTCGGCGTCGGCGGCCTCGCGCGGGCGTACGCTCGCGGCGTGAGCGACGCCGTCGACGCCGCGGGCGTCGTCGAGGAGCGCCCCCACGAACGGCTCACGGTCACCGTCGAGTACGACGACTCGGGCACCGTTCGCGGCATCCTGGAGAGCGAGGGCGTCGATTTCGACGCGGCCTACGAGGCGCAGGTGACCTTCGAAGTGCGGGTGCCCGTCGACGACGCCGACGCCCTCCGGGACCGCCTGCGGAGTGCGACGAGTGGACGAGTGGAGTTGTAG
- the hisA gene encoding 1-(5-phosphoribosyl)-5-[(5-phosphoribosylamino)methylideneamino]imidazole-4-carboxamide isomerase translates to MTQFSTFEVIPAVDMQDGEVVQLVQGERGTEKRYGDPVEAAERWVDAGARTLHLVDLDGAFEGERANAAAVEAIVDAVDVPIQLGGGIRTVDDAASLLDRGVDRVILGTAAVEDPDIVAEISEQYPESVMVSLDAKGGEVVVSGWTEGTGLDPIDAAERYADLGAGAILFTDVDVEGRLEGVRTDRIERLAGAVDIPVVASGGVASLDDVRACREAGAAAVVVGTALYEGAFTLEDALDA, encoded by the coding sequence ATGACGCAGTTTTCGACGTTCGAGGTCATCCCGGCGGTCGACATGCAGGACGGCGAGGTCGTGCAACTGGTTCAGGGCGAGCGCGGCACCGAGAAACGCTACGGCGACCCCGTCGAGGCCGCCGAGCGGTGGGTCGACGCCGGCGCGCGCACCCTGCATCTGGTCGACCTGGACGGCGCCTTCGAGGGCGAACGGGCGAACGCCGCGGCCGTCGAGGCCATCGTCGACGCGGTGGACGTGCCGATCCAACTCGGGGGCGGTATCCGCACCGTCGACGACGCGGCGTCCCTGCTTGACCGCGGCGTCGACCGCGTGATCCTCGGAACGGCCGCCGTCGAGGACCCCGACATCGTCGCCGAGATCAGCGAGCAGTATCCGGAGAGCGTGATGGTGAGTCTCGACGCGAAAGGCGGCGAGGTGGTCGTCTCGGGGTGGACCGAAGGGACGGGACTGGATCCCATCGACGCCGCCGAACGGTACGCGGACCTGGGTGCGGGCGCCATCCTCTTTACCGATGTCGACGTGGAGGGTCGCCTGGAAGGCGTGCGCACCGACCGCATCGAACGTCTCGCGGGAGCGGTGGACATCCCCGTGGTCGCCAGCGGGGGCGTCGCCTCGCTGGACGACGTGCGAGCGTGCCGCGAGGCGGGCGCCGCGGCGGTGGTCGTCGGCACCGCGCTGTACGAGGGGGCGTTCACGCTCGAAGACGCGCTGGACGCCTAG
- the glmM gene encoding phosphoglucosamine mutase has product MQLFGSSGTRGVVGEEFTPDLVRRVASAAATVWDADRVAVARDTRLSGEPLADVAAGTLASAGVDVDRLGVVPTPGVAHYCETAGVPAVLLTASHNPPAYNGVKLVGADGTELSVDGYERVEEHVLADTDTLAPWDGVGTTRLVDGVNDDYRAALCAGVDRDAIAAADLTVALDPGHGAGALVSPEFFRELGCAVRTVNADPDGHFPGRDPEPVAENLTALRRLVRSTDADVGIAHDGDADRAIFVDERGAFIDGDTSFAALAAGELDAGDVVVTAVNVSQRLVDVVADAGADLDLTPIGSTHIITRVGERQRAGETVPIAGEGNGGVFFPDYRLTRDGAYTAAKFLERLARVDAPASEVVAPYTDYHFVRENVGYDTDAERDRLLGAAEAYARDADADLDTTDGYRLDFGDAWLLVRPSGTEPKIRIYAEARDADRAADLAGDLRRHLDDARLTDVF; this is encoded by the coding sequence ATGCAACTGTTCGGCTCGAGTGGCACCCGTGGTGTCGTCGGCGAGGAGTTCACGCCCGACCTCGTCCGACGGGTCGCGAGCGCCGCGGCCACCGTCTGGGACGCCGACCGCGTCGCCGTCGCCCGCGACACCCGCCTCTCGGGTGAACCCCTCGCTGACGTGGCCGCTGGCACCCTCGCCAGCGCCGGCGTCGACGTGGACCGGCTGGGCGTGGTGCCCACGCCAGGCGTCGCCCACTACTGCGAGACGGCGGGCGTCCCTGCCGTTCTCCTCACCGCCTCGCACAACCCACCGGCGTACAACGGCGTCAAACTCGTCGGCGCCGACGGGACGGAACTCTCGGTCGATGGCTACGAACGCGTCGAGGAACACGTCCTCGCCGACACCGACACCCTCGCGCCGTGGGATGGTGTGGGGACGACCCGCCTCGTTGATGGCGTCAACGACGACTATCGCGCGGCCCTCTGCGCTGGCGTCGACCGGGACGCTATCGCGGCCGCCGACCTCACCGTCGCCCTCGACCCCGGCCACGGCGCGGGCGCACTCGTCTCGCCCGAATTCTTCCGCGAACTCGGCTGCGCCGTCCGCACGGTCAACGCCGATCCGGACGGTCACTTCCCGGGCCGCGACCCCGAACCCGTCGCCGAGAACTTGACCGCGCTCCGGCGTCTCGTCCGCTCGACCGACGCCGACGTGGGCATCGCGCACGACGGCGACGCCGATCGCGCGATCTTCGTCGACGAGCGCGGCGCGTTCATCGACGGCGACACCTCCTTCGCGGCGCTCGCGGCCGGCGAACTCGACGCTGGCGATGTCGTCGTCACCGCGGTCAACGTCTCCCAGCGACTCGTGGACGTCGTCGCCGACGCGGGCGCGGACCTCGACCTCACGCCCATCGGCTCGACGCACATCATCACGCGCGTCGGCGAGCGACAGCGCGCGGGCGAGACGGTCCCCATCGCCGGCGAGGGCAACGGCGGGGTGTTCTTCCCCGACTACCGCCTCACTCGCGACGGCGCGTACACCGCCGCGAAGTTCCTCGAACGCCTCGCCCGCGTCGACGCACCCGCCAGCGAGGTGGTCGCACCCTACACCGACTACCACTTCGTCCGCGAGAACGTCGGCTACGACACCGACGCCGAGCGTGATCGGTTACTCGGCGCTGCCGAGGCCTACGCCCGCGACGCCGACGCCGACCTCGACACCACCGACGGCTACCGCCTCGATTTCGGCGACGCGTGGCTCCTCGTCCGTCCCAGCGGCACCGAACCGAAGATCCGCATCTACGCGGAGGCCCGTGACGCCGACCGCGCGGCCGACCTCGCCGGCGACCTCCGCCGCCACCTCGACGACGCGCGCCTAACCGATGTCTTCTAG
- the hisI gene encoding phosphoribosyl-AMP cyclohydrolase, translating into MTVDVDFGSDGLVPAVAQDADSGEVLMLAYVSPEALERTRETGRAHYYSRSRDELWEKGATSGHTQEIEEIRVDCDADALLYLIDQRGGACHTGYRSCFHRTVEGETVGERVFDPDDVYDE; encoded by the coding sequence ATGACCGTCGACGTTGATTTCGGTTCCGACGGCCTCGTCCCCGCCGTCGCACAGGACGCCGACTCCGGCGAGGTGTTGATGCTGGCGTACGTCTCGCCCGAGGCGCTCGAACGCACCCGCGAGACGGGGCGTGCCCACTACTACTCTCGGAGCCGTGACGAACTCTGGGAAAAGGGCGCGACGAGCGGCCACACGCAAGAAATCGAGGAGATACGGGTCGACTGTGACGCCGACGCCCTCCTGTATCTGATCGACCAGAGGGGCGGCGCCTGCCACACCGGCTACCGCTCGTGTTTCCACCGGACCGTCGAGGGGGAGACCGTCGGCGAACGCGTCTTCGACCCCGACGACGTGTACGACGAATGA
- the lpdA gene encoding dihydrolipoyl dehydrogenase has protein sequence MVVGDATTETEVLVIGAGPGGYVAAIRAAQRDLDVTLVERDAYGGVCLNSGCIPSKAYVTAADVAHDAATAESMGIYADPAVDLAGMCEWKDGVVDRLTGGVEKLCKANGVTLLAGTARFVDEETVRVDREGDESETERVKFEHCVVSTGSRPIELPNFSFADDPVLDSAALLDLQTVPDRLVVVGAGYIGMELSTVFAKLGSDVTVVEMLDSALPGYADDVTRVVRKRAESLGVDFQFGEGASGWRDSADGGIVVRTETEDGEESTYGADRVLVAVGRTPVTDTLEPENAGLEPNDEGFFDTDDQCETDVDGIYAVGDVAGDPMLAHAASTEGIVAAEAIAGEPAALDARAIPAAVFTDPEIATVGLTEAEAAADGYDPVVGEMPFNASGRALTAGESAGFVRVVASADGFLLGAQIVGPEASELIAEPTLAIEMGATLEDVAATVHTHPTLAEAVMEAAENARGQAIHTLNR, from the coding sequence ATGGTCGTCGGAGACGCCACCACCGAAACCGAAGTACTGGTCATCGGCGCGGGACCGGGCGGCTACGTCGCCGCCATCCGCGCCGCCCAGCGCGACCTCGACGTCACGCTGGTCGAACGCGACGCCTACGGCGGCGTCTGTCTCAACAGCGGCTGTATACCCTCGAAGGCGTACGTCACCGCGGCGGACGTCGCCCACGACGCTGCGACGGCCGAATCGATGGGCATCTACGCGGATCCCGCCGTCGACCTTGCCGGGATGTGCGAGTGGAAAGACGGCGTAGTCGACCGACTCACCGGCGGCGTGGAGAAACTCTGCAAGGCCAACGGGGTGACGCTTCTGGCGGGAACGGCGCGCTTCGTCGACGAGGAGACGGTGCGGGTGGACCGCGAAGGCGACGAAAGCGAGACAGAGAGGGTGAAATTCGAGCACTGCGTCGTCTCCACGGGGAGCCGGCCGATCGAACTCCCGAACTTCTCGTTTGCCGACGACCCAGTACTGGATTCGGCGGCCCTGCTCGACCTGCAGACGGTGCCCGACCGACTCGTCGTCGTCGGCGCGGGCTACATCGGGATGGAACTCTCGACGGTGTTCGCCAAACTCGGGAGCGACGTGACGGTGGTAGAGATGCTCGACAGCGCCCTTCCGGGCTACGCAGACGACGTGACGCGCGTAGTGCGCAAGCGCGCCGAATCGCTGGGCGTCGACTTCCAGTTCGGCGAGGGGGCGAGCGGGTGGCGCGACAGCGCCGACGGCGGCATCGTCGTCCGAACGGAGACGGAAGACGGCGAGGAGTCGACCTACGGCGCCGACCGCGTGCTCGTCGCGGTGGGACGAACGCCGGTGACCGACACCCTGGAACCGGAAAACGCCGGTCTCGAACCGAACGACGAGGGCTTCTTCGACACGGACGACCAGTGCGAGACCGACGTGGACGGGATCTACGCCGTCGGCGACGTGGCGGGCGATCCGATGTTGGCCCACGCGGCCTCGACGGAAGGGATCGTCGCCGCCGAAGCGATCGCGGGCGAACCGGCCGCCCTCGACGCGCGGGCGATTCCGGCGGCGGTGTTCACCGATCCCGAGATCGCGACGGTCGGGCTAACGGAAGCCGAGGCCGCAGCGGACGGGTACGACCCCGTCGTCGGCGAGATGCCGTTCAACGCAAGCGGCCGGGCGCTGACGGCGGGCGAGTCGGCGGGGTTCGTCCGCGTCGTCGCCAGCGCGGACGGCTTCCTGCTCGGGGCACAGATCGTCGGTCCGGAGGCCTCGGAACTCATCGCGGAACCCACCCTCGCCATCGAGATGGGGGCGACCCTGGAGGACGTGGCGGCGACGGTCCACACCCATCCGACGCTCGCGGAGGCGGTGATGGAGGCCGCCGAAAACGCACGCGGCCAGGCGATTCACACACTGAACCGGTAG
- the upp gene encoding uracil phosphoribosyltransferase produces MPIEDRDDAHLITHALAKDTLSKIRDADTEQVAFRKGLVKLGRICGYEIIDGAMETEYVSIETPMAETTGERVKGLDDVVIINVLRAATPFVEGLLKAFPRAKQGVISAGRDEEAGMDESGTFPITIDYVKLPEIHEEDTVIVADPMLATGSTMCAVLEYVLDDAAPENVFVLSAVSAPDGLLRVQEAVPEADLLTVAIDDHLDDDGFIVPGLGDAGDRAFRTK; encoded by the coding sequence ATGCCCATCGAAGACCGCGACGACGCACACCTCATCACTCACGCCCTCGCCAAGGACACCCTGTCGAAGATCCGCGACGCCGACACCGAACAGGTCGCGTTCCGGAAGGGCCTGGTGAAGCTCGGCCGCATCTGCGGCTACGAGATCATCGACGGCGCGATGGAGACGGAGTACGTTTCAATCGAGACGCCGATGGCGGAGACGACCGGCGAGCGCGTCAAAGGCCTCGACGATGTCGTCATCATCAACGTCCTCCGCGCGGCGACGCCGTTCGTCGAGGGCCTGCTGAAGGCGTTCCCCCGGGCCAAACAGGGCGTCATCAGCGCCGGCCGCGACGAGGAGGCCGGCATGGACGAGTCGGGTACTTTCCCCATCACCATCGACTACGTGAAACTCCCCGAGATCCACGAGGAAGACACCGTCATCGTCGCGGATCCGATGCTCGCCACGGGGTCGACGATGTGTGCCGTCCTCGAGTACGTCCTCGACGACGCCGCCCCCGAGAACGTCTTCGTCCTCTCGGCAGTCAGCGCGCCGGACGGTCTGCTCCGCGTGCAGGAGGCCGTCCCCGAGGCCGACCTCCTCACCGTTGCCATCGACGACCACCTCGACGACGACGGCTTCATCGTTCCCGGGCTGGGCGACGCCGGCGACCGCGCCTTCCGGACGAAGTGA
- the fer gene encoding ferredoxin Fer, with product MPTVEYLNYEVLDDHGWEMDDDDLFEKAADAGLEDVDYGSLEVNEGEYVLEAAEAQGYDWPFSCRAGACANCAAIVQEGDLDMDMQQILSDEEVEEKDVRLTCIGSPAADEIKLVYNAKHLDYLQNRVI from the coding sequence ATGCCCACGGTAGAATACCTCAACTACGAAGTGCTGGACGATCACGGCTGGGAAATGGACGATGACGACCTCTTCGAGAAGGCTGCTGACGCCGGTCTCGAAGACGTGGACTACGGCAGTCTCGAGGTCAACGAGGGCGAGTACGTCCTCGAAGCGGCCGAGGCCCAGGGCTATGACTGGCCCTTCTCGTGCCGCGCTGGCGCGTGTGCGAACTGTGCTGCCATCGTTCAGGAGGGCGACCTCGACATGGACATGCAGCAGATCCTCTCGGACGAGGAAGTCGAGGAGAAGGACGTGCGGCTGACCTGCATCGGCAGCCCCGCCGCCGACGAGATCAAGCTCGTCTACAACGCGAAACACCTCGACTACCTGCAGAACCGCGTTATCTAA
- a CDS encoding DUF7118 family protein has product MSVEDLQSDGDDAAALRTARERLESARAAVEDHGEERLQAVATAYREATDLLERYEERATGTGDFAAFVEFQEQFVELVDGLDDDLPARNAFEEANDILDQRRLSESDFDRARDALDPAADLVSLLDDREAAVERYEAAKRDARRRLQELDERIETLERLQRLGEADLDAPVERLREPIEAYNEAVEESWTTFKGEASAREVFRVVDASEAYPLAAFRPPPSALREYVESKPAGEEPIPTLLEYADYSDSKRSHYVDDPTALRTRVATHRTYLERLDAEPLIVSWPPPEAGTLRHRAAELVSVVARFAPDSVVSRARTLRTLPDRVDYGRLRETALARDELMADERDRLERGAVEEELTAARDERERLQAALEDIG; this is encoded by the coding sequence ATGAGCGTCGAAGACCTCCAATCGGACGGGGACGACGCCGCGGCGCTGCGGACGGCCCGCGAACGCCTGGAGTCGGCCCGCGCGGCCGTCGAGGACCACGGCGAGGAGCGCCTTCAAGCGGTCGCGACGGCCTACCGCGAGGCGACGGACCTCCTCGAACGCTACGAGGAGCGCGCGACCGGCACGGGCGACTTCGCCGCCTTCGTCGAGTTCCAGGAGCAGTTCGTGGAACTCGTCGACGGACTCGACGATGACCTCCCGGCACGGAACGCGTTCGAGGAAGCCAACGACATCCTGGATCAGCGCCGGCTCAGCGAATCGGATTTCGACCGGGCGCGTGACGCACTCGACCCCGCCGCGGACCTCGTGTCCCTCCTCGACGACCGCGAGGCCGCAGTCGAGCGCTACGAGGCCGCAAAGCGCGACGCCCGCCGCCGACTCCAGGAGTTGGACGAGCGCATCGAGACGTTAGAGCGTCTGCAACGGCTCGGCGAAGCGGATCTGGACGCCCCCGTCGAGCGCCTGCGAGAGCCGATCGAGGCGTACAACGAAGCGGTCGAAGAGTCGTGGACGACGTTCAAAGGCGAGGCGAGCGCTCGCGAGGTGTTCCGCGTCGTCGACGCGAGTGAGGCGTATCCGCTCGCCGCCTTCCGTCCACCGCCGTCGGCGCTGCGGGAGTACGTCGAGTCGAAGCCGGCCGGCGAGGAACCGATCCCGACGCTGCTCGAGTACGCCGACTACTCCGACTCGAAGCGCTCGCACTACGTCGACGATCCGACCGCGCTCCGGACGCGCGTCGCGACCCACCGGACCTACCTGGAGCGACTCGACGCCGAGCCACTGATCGTGTCGTGGCCGCCGCCGGAGGCGGGCACGCTCCGACACCGCGCCGCGGAACTCGTCTCCGTCGTCGCCCGGTTCGCGCCCGATTCCGTGGTTTCGCGGGCACGGACGCTGCGCACGTTACCCGACCGCGTGGACTACGGTCGCCTGCGCGAGACGGCGCTCGCCCGCGACGAGTTGATGGCGGACGAACGCGACCGTCTGGAGCGGGGCGCGGTCGAGGAAGAACTGACGGCCGCCCGCGACGAGCGGGAGCGGTTGCAAGCGGCGCTAGAAGACATCGGTTAG